One region of Sneathia sanguinegens genomic DNA includes:
- a CDS encoding glycosyltransferase family 32 protein, translating into MEKIPKLAYYIWIGGKEKPKIFTQCYESWEKYLKGFEIIEINEKNIDMSKYMKNKFFKDCYERGLYAYCSDYIRTDILYSTGGIYLDIDMQLLKPLDDLLQYDFFIGFESEKYLGVGLYGTKKNNIILKKLLAFYDTQIYEKSLWTIPKILTNIIEENDYFNLKNTKYLESRYFYPFALNEKFDKTCIKKDTYAIHWWNASWSNLKSKLFLETKHMKGIKKILKKIKIILRVYLKGY; encoded by the coding sequence ATGGAAAAAATACCTAAATTAGCTTATTATATTTGGATAGGTGGAAAAGAAAAACCAAAAATTTTTACTCAGTGTTACGAATCTTGGGAAAAATATTTAAAAGGCTTTGAAATTATTGAAATAAATGAAAAAAATATAGATATGTCAAAATATATGAAAAATAAATTTTTTAAAGATTGTTATGAAAGAGGACTTTATGCTTACTGTAGTGACTATATTAGAACAGATATACTATATTCTACAGGTGGAATTTATTTGGATATAGATATGCAACTTTTGAAGCCTTTGGATGATTTGCTACAATATGACTTTTTTATTGGTTTTGAGAGTGAAAAATATTTAGGTGTAGGACTATATGGAACCAAAAAAAATAATATTATTTTAAAAAAATTATTAGCTTTTTATGATACACAAATATATGAAAAATCATTATGGACCATACCTAAAATATTGACTAATATAATAGAAGAGAATGATTATTTCAATTTGAAAAATACAAAGTATTTGGAAAGTAGGTATTTTTATCCCTTTGCTTTAAATGAAAAATTTGATAAAACTTGTATAAAAAAAGACACATATGCTATACATTGGTGGAATGCAAGTTGGTCAAATTTAAAATCAAAGTTATTTCTTGAAACAAAGCATATGAAAGGTATAAAAAAAATATTAAAAAAGATAAAAATAATATTAAGAGTATATTTGAAAGGATATTAA
- a CDS encoding exopolysaccharide biosynthesis polyprenyl glycosylphosphotransferase — translation MKKIINRNSYRLLFITLNILVIILAQFLINKPINLDILLYIVICFPFYYILNIFNFEYRIYDLKQIVICMLANFFLMLLFDLTVFYQVMEGIIFFFVIMFYQIVVKFLMIVNLNRKDRVILIGTNEYKDEIINEMKNTKLYKIILDTNDKDKLIEAINQNQETMIIDFDSGFLDDPVMSDMFLKCKISGVKIYTDITFYEIVLKKLAIKRLHKKYFVVESGFSSYQDTIKKNIKRIFDICFAIIILIPAIPLMLISAIIIKLESRGPIIYAQERIGENNKAFKIYKFRSMRTDSEKDGPKWAKENDNRVTKFGKIMRKTRIDELPQLYNVIRGQMSFVGPRPERQFFINTLEKEIPYYNLRHIVKPGLTGWAQVKYPYGASVEDAYRKLQYDLYYIKNYSLTLDILIILDTVKIVIFGKGR, via the coding sequence ATGAAAAAGATTATTAATAGAAATAGTTATAGATTACTATTTATTACACTAAATATTTTGGTGATAATTTTGGCACAATTTCTTATAAATAAACCGATAAATTTAGATATTTTATTATACATAGTTATTTGTTTTCCGTTTTACTATATTTTAAATATTTTTAATTTTGAATATAGAATATATGACCTTAAGCAAATTGTTATTTGTATGTTAGCAAATTTTTTCTTAATGCTTTTATTTGATTTAACAGTATTTTATCAAGTAATGGAAGGGATAATTTTCTTTTTTGTGATAATGTTTTATCAAATAGTAGTTAAATTTTTAATGATAGTTAATCTTAATAGAAAAGATAGAGTTATTCTTATTGGTACTAATGAATACAAAGATGAAATTATAAATGAAATGAAAAATACTAAGTTATATAAAATAATATTAGATACTAATGATAAGGATAAATTGATAGAAGCTATAAATCAAAATCAAGAAACAATGATAATAGATTTTGACTCAGGGTTTTTAGATGACCCTGTTATGTCAGATATGTTTTTGAAATGTAAAATAAGTGGGGTTAAAATTTATACAGATATTACATTTTATGAAATAGTTTTAAAAAAGCTTGCAATAAAAAGATTGCATAAAAAATATTTTGTTGTTGAAAGTGGTTTTAGTTCTTATCAAGATACAATAAAGAAAAATATAAAAAGAATATTTGATATTTGTTTTGCAATAATAATTTTGATACCAGCTATACCTTTGATGCTTATATCGGCTATAATAATAAAATTGGAATCAAGAGGGCCTATTATTTATGCACAAGAAAGAATAGGAGAAAATAATAAGGCTTTTAAAATATATAAATTTAGATCTATGAGAACAGATTCTGAAAAAGATGGACCTAAATGGGCAAAGGAAAATGATAATAGGGTTACAAAATTTGGTAAAATTATGAGAAAGACGAGAATAGATGAATTACCACAATTGTATAATGTTATAAGAGGTCAAATGAGCTTTGTTGGACCAAGACCAGAAAGACAATTTTTTATAAATACACTTGAAAAAGAAATTCCTTATTATAATTTAAGACATATAGTAAAACCAGGTTTAACAGGTTGGGCACAGGTTAAATATCCATATGGAGCAAGTGTTGAAGATGCATATAGAAAATTACAATATGATTTATACTATATTAAAAATTATTCTTTGACTTTAGATATATTAATAATATTAGATACTGTTAAAATAGTAATATTTGGAAAAGGTAGATAA
- a CDS encoding CDP-glycerol glycerophosphotransferase family protein, which yields MISCLINMLIAFLIAPFFKQKKYWLVGGNAGALFVDNGRAMYEYLQNKEDVYWVLNKDSECRKYFDENKLKYLIKGSVKCYLYFMKGEVCLFSHSISADIVPYLCAVPFISYYHRKSYKVFLNHGTVGLKKRSPMHKRLEKQINKLLKSYNLNPCDSEFEKNIKVNDWKMPEESMYVCGYPRYDKLYNNKDRQTKDILYMPTWRKYDEDGINQFLNSNKLQEYLKKNKLKLRVYLHQLARDRVKIDNKSEDILILDKNTNITEELLNAKILITDYSSVCYDFFYLGKKVCFYQYDKERYLKEVGSYVDLDNFFARSNTDVDMLLDDLENSNIKDAKEYFKYVDNNNCYRLYKRIKQWKK from the coding sequence ATGATTAGTTGTCTTATAAATATGCTTATAGCATTTTTAATTGCTCCATTTTTTAAACAAAAAAAATATTGGTTAGTTGGAGGTAATGCAGGTGCTTTGTTTGTTGATAATGGAAGAGCAATGTATGAATATTTACAAAATAAAGAAGATGTTTATTGGGTTTTAAATAAAGATTCTGAATGTAGAAAATACTTTGATGAAAATAAGCTTAAATATTTAATAAAAGGTAGTGTAAAATGCTATTTATATTTTATGAAAGGTGAAGTATGCCTATTTTCACATTCTATTTCAGCGGATATAGTTCCATATTTGTGTGCTGTTCCTTTTATATCATATTATCATAGAAAAAGTTACAAGGTATTTTTAAATCATGGAACAGTAGGCTTAAAGAAAAGAAGTCCTATGCATAAAAGATTGGAAAAACAAATAAATAAATTACTAAAATCATATAATCTTAATCCTTGCGATAGCGAATTTGAAAAAAATATAAAGGTTAATGATTGGAAAATGCCAGAAGAAAGTATGTATGTCTGTGGTTATCCAAGATATGATAAATTATATAATAATAAGGATAGACAAACAAAAGATATTTTATATATGCCTACATGGAGAAAGTATGACGAAGATGGGATTAATCAATTTTTAAATTCTAATAAGTTACAAGAATATTTGAAAAAAAATAAGTTGAAACTTAGGGTGTATTTACATCAATTAGCAAGAGATAGGGTTAAAATAGATAATAAGTCAGAAGACATATTAATTTTAGATAAAAATACAAATATAACAGAAGAATTACTTAATGCTAAGATTTTGATTACGGATTATTCAAGTGTTTGTTATGATTTTTTCTATCTTGGTAAAAAGGTTTGTTTTTATCAATATGATAAGGAAAGATATTTAAAAGAAGTTGGAAGCTATGTAGATTTAGATAATTTTTTTGCAAGATCTAATACAGATGTAGATATGCTATTAGATGATTTAGAAAATTCTAATATTAAGGATGCAAAAGAGTATTTTAAATATGTGGATAATAATAATTGCTATAGACTATATAAAAGGATAAAACAATGGAAAAAGTAA
- a CDS encoding energy-coupling factor transporter transmembrane component T, whose amino-acid sequence MLKLDFRTKLIMTIVLSVVLLLGNFEEKLFYMPIILSMIPCVLLMTSGYYSQAIRGILFIFIIALIQKYMFLNAKGLILNFYIVLSSFALKLIPSAMMGSYTLLTSTMGEILYSMKKMKIPEQIIVPVSVMARFFYTIKVDYEQIKIAMELQGLTTFNLLFKPYKLFEYRLVPLLMCLTKTADEVAISAITRGLEIGAERTSIHERKLHFIDYIFLIFTGIIIVIYIMGGAKC is encoded by the coding sequence ATGTTAAAATTAGATTTTAGAACAAAATTAATAATGACAATAGTTTTGTCTGTAGTGTTATTGCTTGGAAATTTTGAGGAAAAACTTTTTTATATGCCAATAATACTTTCTATGATACCCTGTGTTTTACTTATGACATCAGGGTATTATAGCCAAGCTATAAGAGGAATTTTATTTATTTTTATAATAGCTTTGATTCAAAAATATATGTTTTTAAATGCAAAGGGGCTTATATTAAATTTTTATATAGTTTTAAGCTCTTTTGCATTAAAATTAATACCTAGTGCAATGATGGGCTCTTATACACTTTTAACAAGTACTATGGGAGAAATACTATACAGCATGAAAAAAATGAAAATTCCTGAGCAAATAATTGTACCAGTATCAGTTATGGCACGATTTTTCTATACAATTAAGGTAGATTATGAACAAATTAAAATAGCAATGGAATTACAAGGTTTAACTACTTTTAATTTATTATTTAAACCATATAAGTTATTTGAATATCGTTTGGTACCATTACTTATGTGTTTAACAAAAACTGCTGATGAAGTTGCAATTTCAGCTATTACTAGAGGACTTGAAATTGGAGCTGAAAGAACAAGTATACATGAAAGAAAATTACATTTTATTGATTATATTTTCCTAATATTTACGGGAATAATTATTGTAATTTACATAATGGGAGGAGCAAAATGCTAG
- the pflB gene encoding formate C-acetyltransferase, translated as MDAWRGFKSGKWNHEINVPEFIELNYTEYTGDGSFLAGPTEATKKLWEKLMPMIKEEREKGIYDAETKIPSQIDAYGPGYIDKDLEQIVGLQTDKPLKRAIFPNGGLRMVKNSLEAFGYKLDPETNEIFTKYRRTHNDGVFTAYTKDIRNARHAGVITGLPDAYGRGRIIGDYRRVVLYGVDYLIEQKQKDHEAIDGNDFTADMVRDKEELFDQIQALKALKRMAAGYGYDISKPATTAKEAIQWLYFAYLGAAKDQNGAAMSMGRTSTFLDIYIQRDLDEGRITEEQAQEYIDHFIMKLRIIRFLRTPEYDELFSGDPVWVTESIGGIGKDGRSMVTKNSFRTLHTLYNLGPAPEPNLTILWSEKLPKAWKKFCAQVSIDTSSLQYENDDLMRPEFGTDYGIACCVSPMTIGKQMQFFGARVNLPKALLYAINGGKDEVKGTQVTPEGMFEPIKGDYLNFDEVWEKYDKILDWLATTYVKALNIIHYMHDKYSYEAFEMSLHDTKIKRTEAFGIAGLSIVADSLAAIKHGKVRIIRDENGVAVDYKNEGEPYVPFGNNNDETDDFAVKMVHIFMNKIRTHKMYRNAIPTQSVLTITSNVVYGKKTGNTPDGRLAGKPFGPGANPMHGRDTSGAVASLASVAKIPFEDANDGISYTFAITPNTLGKDREEKQENLVGLLDGYMHQTGHHLNVNVFGRELLEDAMEHPEKYPQLTIRVSGYAVNFVRLTREQQLDVINRTISDKM; from the coding sequence ATGGACGCTTGGAGAGGATTTAAGTCAGGAAAATGGAACCATGAAATAAATGTTCCAGAATTTATCGAATTAAATTACACTGAATATACAGGAGATGGAAGCTTTTTAGCAGGACCAACTGAAGCTACTAAAAAATTATGGGAAAAATTAATGCCTATGATTAAAGAAGAAAGAGAAAAAGGTATTTATGATGCAGAAACAAAGATACCTTCTCAAATAGATGCTTATGGACCTGGATACATTGACAAAGATTTGGAACAAATTGTAGGTTTACAAACTGATAAACCATTAAAGAGAGCAATATTCCCTAATGGTGGATTAAGAATGGTTAAGAACAGTTTGGAAGCATTTGGTTACAAATTGGATCCTGAAACAAATGAAATATTTACTAAATATAGAAGAACTCATAATGATGGAGTTTTCACAGCTTATACTAAAGATATAAGAAATGCAAGACACGCAGGTGTTATAACTGGTTTACCAGATGCATATGGAAGAGGAAGAATCATAGGGGACTACAGAAGAGTAGTTTTATATGGTGTTGACTACTTAATTGAACAAAAACAAAAAGATCATGAAGCAATTGATGGAAATGATTTCACTGCAGATATGGTTAGAGATAAAGAAGAATTATTTGACCAAATACAAGCATTGAAAGCATTGAAGAGAATGGCAGCAGGATATGGATATGATATTTCTAAACCAGCTACAACTGCTAAAGAAGCAATACAATGGTTATACTTTGCATACTTAGGTGCCGCAAAAGACCAAAATGGTGCTGCAATGAGTATGGGAAGAACTTCAACTTTCTTAGACATCTACATTCAAAGAGACTTGGATGAAGGAAGAATTACTGAAGAACAAGCACAAGAATATATTGACCACTTCATTATGAAATTAAGAATTATAAGATTCTTAAGAACACCTGAATATGATGAATTATTTAGTGGAGACCCAGTATGGGTTACTGAATCAATTGGTGGTATAGGAAAAGATGGAAGATCAATGGTTACTAAGAACTCATTCAGAACATTACATACATTATATAACTTAGGACCAGCTCCAGAACCAAACTTAACAATATTATGGTCTGAAAAATTACCTAAGGCTTGGAAGAAATTCTGTGCTCAAGTATCAATTGATACTTCATCATTACAATATGAAAATGATGATTTGATGAGACCAGAATTTGGTACTGACTATGGTATCGCTTGTTGTGTTTCACCTATGACTATAGGTAAACAAATGCAATTCTTCGGAGCAAGAGTAAACTTACCTAAGGCTTTATTATATGCTATTAATGGTGGTAAAGATGAAGTTAAAGGAACACAAGTTACTCCAGAAGGAATGTTTGAACCTATTAAAGGTGACTACTTGAACTTTGATGAAGTTTGGGAAAAATATGATAAGATACTTGATTGGTTAGCAACTACTTATGTTAAAGCATTGAATATTATTCACTATATGCATGATAAATATTCATATGAAGCATTTGAAATGTCATTACATGATACTAAGATTAAGAGAACTGAAGCATTTGGTATTGCAGGACTTTCAATTGTTGCTGACTCATTAGCAGCTATTAAACATGGTAAAGTTAGAATTATAAGAGATGAAAATGGTGTAGCAGTAGATTATAAGAACGAAGGAGAACCATATGTTCCATTCGGTAACAATAATGATGAAACAGATGACTTCGCTGTTAAGATGGTACATATCTTCATGAATAAAATTAGAACTCATAAGATGTACAGAAATGCAATACCTACTCAATCAGTATTAACAATTACTTCAAATGTTGTTTATGGTAAGAAGACTGGTAATACACCAGATGGTAGATTAGCAGGTAAACCATTCGGACCAGGTGCAAACCCAATGCACGGAAGAGATACAAGTGGAGCAGTTGCTTCATTAGCATCAGTAGCTAAGATACCGTTTGAAGATGCAAATGATGGTATTTCATACACATTCGCTATTACACCTAATACATTAGGTAAAGATAGAGAAGAAAAACAAGAAAATCTAGTAGGATTGTTAGATGGTTATATGCATCAAACAGGACACCACTTAAATGTTAACGTATTTGGTAGGGAATTACTAGAAGATGCTATGGAACATCCAGAAAAATATCCACAATTAACTATAAGAGTTTCAGGATATGCAGTTAACTTTGTAAGATTGACAAGAGAACAACAATTAGATGTTATAAATAGAACAATATCTGATAAGATGTAG
- a CDS encoding MptD family putative ECF transporter S component, translating into MENNKLTVRDLTNIGLFSVLIFVLTFLSSIIMLIPFAMPILPFVIGILTGPVYMIYSTKIKKVGMIFIQQIILALIFVSTGHGPFILLTIGICSIIAELIIRKGGYKSLKYSRLAFTITPIGYIGNFIPLLISRDKIYAKLVASEGVEFANQFMSSVPNWMVIPCILLAMLGGFLGCTIGIVILKKHFEKAGMLK; encoded by the coding sequence ATGGAAAATAATAAATTAACAGTGCGTGATTTAACAAATATAGGTTTATTTAGTGTACTAATATTTGTACTAACATTTTTATCTAGCATAATAATGTTAATACCTTTTGCTATGCCAATTTTACCTTTTGTAATTGGTATTTTAACAGGACCTGTATATATGATTTATTCAACTAAAATAAAAAAAGTTGGTATGATTTTTATACAACAAATTATTTTAGCTCTAATTTTTGTTTCAACTGGACATGGGCCTTTTATACTTTTAACAATAGGAATATGTTCTATTATTGCTGAATTAATAATAAGAAAAGGTGGATATAAGAGTTTAAAATATTCAAGATTAGCTTTTACGATTACACCTATAGGTTATATTGGTAATTTTATTCCATTATTAATTTCAAGAGATAAAATTTATGCTAAATTAGTAGCAAGTGAGGGAGTTGAATTTGCTAATCAATTTATGAGTTCTGTTCCAAATTGGATGGTTATACCTTGTATATTGCTTGCAATGTTAGGTGGCTTTTTAGGCTGTACAATAGGAATAGTTATATTAAAAAAACATTTTGAAAAAGCGGGAATGTTAAAGTAA
- a CDS encoding glycosyltransferase family 2 protein — protein sequence MEKVSIITPIYNSEKYLKETIESVLNQSYTNFELILINDKSTDSSLKICESYKDERIKIIDLKENGGVCKARNIGIKEASGRYIAFLDSDDIWTETKLEEQLNFMKENKAKISCTAYYRINTKGELIGKVQVDEKITYEAMLKNNQVGCLTLIYDSKYFDKRYFKEISKNEDYLLWLELIKDAKYIYGLNKYLGKYRVVPSSRSSNKFKTLYNRWLIYRKYENINIFSALYYILFYAITAVLKNRRQ from the coding sequence ATGGAAAAAGTAAGTATAATAACGCCAATATATAATAGTGAAAAATATTTGAAAGAAACTATAGAGAGTGTTTTAAATCAAAGTTATACTAATTTTGAGTTAATTTTAATAAATGATAAATCAACAGATTCTAGTTTGAAAATATGTGAAAGTTATAAGGACGAAAGAATTAAAATAATAGATTTAAAAGAAAATGGTGGAGTTTGCAAGGCAAGAAATATAGGAATTAAAGAGGCGAGTGGAAGATATATAGCTTTTTTAGATTCAGATGATATTTGGACAGAAACGAAATTAGAAGAACAGCTAAATTTTATGAAAGAAAATAAGGCTAAAATTTCTTGTACAGCGTATTATAGAATTAATACTAAAGGAGAATTAATAGGTAAAGTTCAGGTAGATGAAAAAATTACCTATGAGGCTATGCTAAAAAATAATCAGGTTGGTTGTTTAACTCTTATATATGACAGTAAGTATTTTGATAAAAGATATTTTAAAGAAATTTCTAAAAATGAAGATTATTTATTGTGGCTAGAATTGATAAAAGATGCAAAATATATTTATGGATTAAATAAATATTTAGGTAAATATAGGGTAGTTCCAAGTTCAAGATCAAGTAATAAGTTTAAAACATTATACAATAGATGGCTTATATATAGAAAGTATGAAAATATAAATATTTTTTCAGCACTATATTATATATTATTTTATGCTATTACAGCAGTATTAAAAAATAGGAGACAATAA
- a CDS encoding glycosyltransferase family A protein — MIVSLILATVGRKEEVKIFFDSLVEQTYRAFEVIVVDQNEDNCLDELIEEYKNKFDIVHIKSKIKGISLNRNKGLFHAKGKIIAFPDDDCEYSKNTIELAVKYLYDKPKCIYSCRTLEKGKNYGTGVMYENDSEINIDNVDKTIKSITFFVNIANDDILLFDTKLGVGAEFGSGEETDYVLELLHRGYSGYYFSKHIVYHPAKKGNYEDLDRAYKYAMGYGALCKKEIFQRKELGYLVKFLYKVLRSIMGIIVTKNREYHFTVLKGRLKGFIKYD, encoded by the coding sequence ATGATAGTTTCATTAATTTTAGCTACAGTTGGAAGAAAAGAAGAAGTGAAAATATTTTTTGATAGTTTAGTAGAACAAACATATAGAGCTTTTGAAGTAATTGTGGTGGATCAAAATGAAGATAATTGCTTAGATGAATTAATAGAAGAATATAAGAATAAATTTGATATAGTTCATATAAAAAGTAAAATAAAAGGTATTAGCCTTAATAGAAATAAGGGCTTATTTCATGCAAAAGGTAAAATAATCGCTTTTCCGGATGATGACTGTGAATATAGTAAAAATACAATAGAATTAGCAGTTAAATATTTATATGATAAACCTAAATGTATTTATTCATGTAGAACTTTGGAAAAAGGTAAAAATTATGGTACAGGTGTAATGTATGAAAATGATAGCGAAATAAATATAGATAATGTAGACAAAACAATAAAATCTATTACTTTTTTTGTGAATATAGCAAATGATGATATTCTTTTATTTGATACAAAATTAGGTGTAGGTGCTGAATTTGGTAGTGGAGAAGAAACAGATTATGTATTAGAATTGTTGCATAGAGGTTATAGTGGTTATTATTTTTCAAAACATATAGTTTATCATCCTGCAAAAAAAGGAAATTATGAAGATCTAGATAGGGCCTATAAATATGCAATGGGATATGGAGCTTTATGTAAAAAAGAAATATTTCAAAGAAAAGAATTAGGATATTTGGTAAAATTTTTATACAAAGTATTACGAAGTATTATGGGAATAATAGTTACAAAGAATAGAGAATATCATTTTACAGTATTAAAAGGAAGGTTAAAAGGGTTTATCAAGTATGATTAG
- the pflA gene encoding pyruvate formate-lyase-activating protein, whose translation MKGFIHSFESFGTKDGPGIRFVLFMQGCPLRCLYCHNVDTWNIKDNKKLLEPEEVFHEIEKVKGFIRTGGVTISGGEPLVQPDFIKEVFKLCKEHGIHTALDTSGYIFTNRAKEVLEYVDLVLLDIKHIDPDKYKVLTSVNLAPTLKFAQYLKEINKPVWLRYVLVPGYTDAEEDLHKWGKYCSQLTNVERVDVLPFHQMGAPKWEMMKRVYVLKNNPTPTPEQVRKAEDIFKSYGLPVRLTNR comes from the coding sequence ATGAAAGGCTTTATACATTCATTTGAAAGTTTTGGTACAAAAGATGGACCAGGTATAAGATTTGTCTTATTTATGCAAGGCTGCCCATTAAGATGTCTATATTGTCATAATGTTGATACTTGGAATATAAAAGATAATAAAAAATTATTAGAACCTGAAGAAGTTTTTCATGAAATAGAAAAAGTTAAAGGATTTATTCGTACTGGAGGTGTAACAATATCAGGTGGTGAACCATTAGTTCAACCAGATTTCATAAAAGAAGTTTTTAAACTTTGTAAAGAACATGGAATACATACAGCTCTTGATACTTCAGGGTATATATTTACTAATAGAGCAAAAGAAGTATTAGAGTATGTAGATTTGGTATTGTTAGATATAAAGCATATAGATCCAGATAAATATAAAGTTTTAACTTCTGTTAATTTAGCACCTACTTTAAAATTTGCACAATATTTAAAAGAAATTAATAAACCAGTATGGTTAAGATATGTTTTGGTACCAGGTTATACAGATGCTGAAGAAGATTTGCATAAATGGGGAAAATATTGTTCACAATTAACAAATGTTGAAAGAGTGGATGTACTGCCCTTCCACCAAATGGGAGCACCCAAATGGGAAATGATGAAAAGGGTTTATGTACTGAAAAATAATCCAACTCCTACACCAGAACAGGTTAGAAAAGCAGAAGACATATTTAAATCATATGGTTTACCAGTTAGATTAACAAATAGATAA
- a CDS encoding ABC transporter ATP-binding protein: MLEFINISLTYQEEIILEDINFSVDKGKIVVLTGNSGSGKSSILKLINGIIPEFYEAKIEGEIKFDGKNIREESMAKRSKYISTIFQNPKTQFYCINTRDELAFGLENRAVSPNMINEIIEKYSKDYQIKDLMDRNIFHLSGGEKQKIAITACSCLDNDIYLFDEPSSSLDEEGLEWLKGILLELKSKNKLVIIAEHRLHYLKNIIDKLYIIKNNKVEEINLNENLNSIEERYQLRKFNIKKDLKNKKKIYLKKAINYIEDEDQLICKDYKLSYSHKDVINTNLSFKEGLTYIIGKNGIGKTSFIKKMLDVIKAKGITCYKSEKIKKNYEYFSLVMQDVNYQIFTDSLWKEISMSSSNVNDKIRVLKELDLYEKKALHPQILSGGEKQRLMLGLAILSSKPIVILDEPTSGLDKKQLLNTAKYLKLMIKQGKYVIVITHDYELINSCEGNVLEFV; encoded by the coding sequence ATGCTAGAATTTATAAATATTAGTCTTACATATCAGGAAGAAATAATTTTAGAAGATATAAATTTTAGTGTAGATAAAGGAAAAATTGTAGTTTTGACAGGTAATTCAGGCTCTGGTAAATCGAGTATTTTAAAGCTGATAAATGGAATAATTCCTGAATTTTATGAAGCTAAAATTGAGGGAGAAATAAAATTTGATGGTAAAAATATTAGAGAAGAAAGTATGGCTAAAAGATCAAAATATATATCTACCATTTTTCAAAATCCTAAAACTCAATTTTATTGCATAAATACAAGAGATGAATTGGCGTTTGGATTAGAAAATAGAGCTGTTTCTCCAAATATGATTAATGAAATAATAGAAAAATATTCAAAAGATTATCAAATAAAAGATTTAATGGATAGAAATATCTTTCATCTATCAGGTGGAGAAAAGCAAAAAATTGCAATAACAGCTTGTAGTTGCCTTGATAATGATATTTATTTATTTGATGAACCTAGTTCGTCACTAGATGAAGAAGGACTGGAATGGTTAAAAGGAATATTGCTTGAATTAAAGAGTAAAAATAAGTTAGTTATAATAGCAGAACATAGATTACATTATTTAAAAAATATTATTGATAAATTATATATAATAAAAAATAATAAAGTTGAAGAAATTAATTTGAATGAAAATTTAAATTCAATAGAAGAAAGATATCAATTAAGAAAATTTAATATAAAAAAAGATTTGAAAAATAAGAAAAAAATATATTTAAAAAAAGCAATAAATTATATAGAAGATGAAGATCAACTTATTTGTAAAGATTATAAATTATCATATAGTCATAAGGATGTAATAAATACCAATCTTAGTTTTAAAGAAGGTTTGACCTATATTATTGGTAAAAATGGAATAGGAAAGACAAGTTTTATCAAAAAAATGTTGGATGTTATTAAAGCTAAAGGAATAACATGTTATAAATCAGAAAAAATTAAAAAAAACTATGAGTACTTTAGCTTGGTAATGCAAGATGTTAATTATCAAATATTTACAGATTCATTATGGAAAGAAATTTCAATGTCTAGTTCTAATGTAAATGATAAGATAAGAGTTCTTAAAGAATTAGATTTGTATGAAAAAAAAGCTTTGCATCCTCAAATATTATCAGGTGGAGAAAAACAAAGATTGATGTTGGGGCTTGCAATACTGAGTTCAAAGCCAATAGTTATTTTGGATGAACCTACAAGTGGATTAGATAAAAAACAACTCTTAAATACTGCGAAATATCTAAAGCTTATGATAAAACAAGGGAAGTATGTAATAGTTATTACGCATGATTATGAATTAATAAATAGTTGTGAAGGGAATGTATTAGAATTTGTATAA